One Spirochaeta africana DSM 8902 genomic window carries:
- a CDS encoding ABC transporter ATP-binding protein, with product MLQTIDLRVVVDGISLLDGVSTSFAAGKVSVIIGSSGSGKSLLLKTAAGIHPPSSGSVRWQGTDLAQMSETQLVQMRRNWGFMFQDSALWSNMSLYENLALPVRFHNPDLSEDHIQQLVRAAASELGFPGILQNRPAAFSAGMQKMASFLRAVINDPGLLFLDEPSTFIDRSGFQAIFRVLQRYRRQGRTILMVTHDIDLARNLGDELYIIRKGQLAAHGPLQELLYSARSDIQQELQESFQQGEQT from the coding sequence ATGCTGCAGACGATTGACTTGCGGGTAGTAGTTGACGGGATATCCCTGCTGGACGGAGTGAGCACCAGCTTTGCTGCCGGGAAGGTCAGCGTTATTATTGGCAGCAGCGGTTCCGGCAAGTCGCTGCTGTTAAAGACTGCAGCGGGCATACATCCGCCGAGCAGTGGTTCGGTGCGATGGCAGGGAACAGATCTGGCCCAGATGTCCGAGACTCAGCTGGTACAGATGCGCCGCAACTGGGGGTTCATGTTCCAGGATTCAGCTCTGTGGTCGAACATGTCGCTCTACGAGAATCTTGCCCTGCCGGTACGATTTCATAATCCGGACCTTTCGGAGGATCACATCCAGCAGCTGGTGCGTGCCGCAGCCAGTGAACTCGGGTTTCCCGGTATCCTGCAGAACCGACCGGCAGCGTTTTCCGCCGGAATGCAAAAGATGGCCTCGTTTCTGCGGGCGGTGATCAATGATCCCGGGCTGCTGTTTCTTGACGAGCCATCGACCTTTATTGACCGTTCCGGCTTTCAGGCGATCTTTCGGGTGCTGCAGCGGTATCGGCGCCAGGGTCGGACGATACTTATGGTTACTCATGATATCGATCTCGCACGGAATCTGGGAGATGAACTGTACATCATACGCAAGGGGCAGCTGGCTGCTCATGGTCCGTTACAGGAGCTGCTGTACTCTGCCCGGTCAGATATTCAACAGGAGCTGCAGGAGTCATTTCAGCAAGGAGAGCAGACATGA
- a CDS encoding M23 family metallopeptidase: protein MESRKTRHRKKRKPRFGEFTLIFVPNEHEDPLQVRIHIAPLVFGICLFALLTVGTAVMATNRLKPAADPDFSRQTEASLELVSAEIASLMRSADTFSRTVEQTVAQFGSPVQYAAAAGSGMNDIILSDNPDDLPKIAEQIERARDSVVNVERLFSLNEQLLQHIPNAWPLPNNRGIVTMEYGPNIHPFTRQVYLHKGFDIAEPRPGAPILAVADGVIEKTGNAVDYGLHIWVRHRFGFRTLYAHLNSIRVNEGDRVRQGDTIGTLGSSGLSTGPHLHLELWMENQLLDPAPFLAISNDFPRRTRRR from the coding sequence GTGGAGAGCAGAAAAACCCGTCACCGCAAAAAACGGAAACCTCGATTTGGTGAGTTTACGCTGATATTCGTACCCAACGAGCACGAAGACCCGCTCCAGGTGCGGATACACATCGCTCCGCTGGTGTTCGGGATATGTCTGTTCGCCCTGCTCACGGTCGGCACCGCGGTAATGGCAACCAATCGTCTGAAACCAGCTGCGGATCCGGATTTCTCCCGCCAGACTGAGGCCAGCCTCGAGCTGGTATCGGCCGAAATCGCGTCGCTTATGCGCTCCGCCGATACCTTCAGCCGTACGGTGGAACAGACCGTCGCCCAGTTCGGCAGTCCCGTCCAGTACGCCGCTGCAGCCGGTAGCGGCATGAATGACATCATCCTCTCCGACAACCCCGATGACCTCCCGAAGATTGCCGAGCAGATTGAGCGGGCTCGTGATTCAGTGGTAAATGTGGAACGCTTGTTCAGCCTGAACGAGCAGCTGTTGCAGCACATACCCAATGCGTGGCCACTGCCAAACAACCGCGGCATTGTCACCATGGAGTACGGCCCGAATATTCATCCCTTTACCCGGCAGGTCTATCTGCACAAGGGCTTCGACATTGCCGAGCCACGACCCGGGGCACCAATCCTGGCCGTTGCCGACGGGGTTATCGAGAAGACCGGTAACGCAGTCGACTACGGGCTGCATATCTGGGTTCGGCATCGGTTCGGGTTCCGGACGTTGTATGCCCACCTTAACTCAATCAGGGTGAACGAGGGTGACCGGGTTCGGCAGGGCGATACAATCGGCACCCTGGGGTCATCCGGGCTTTCCACCGGACCTCACCTCCACCTTGAACTCTGGATGGAAAATCAGCTGCTGGATCCGGCGCCTTTCCTGGCAATCAGTAACGATTTCCCGCGGCGCACCCGTCGCCGCTAA
- a CDS encoding ribbon-helix-helix domain-containing protein, translating to MEKRKEEIITFKVDPALAEQLRAVPNRSEFIRQAVLQYLGHECPICHGTGTLTAHQMLHLRTFLEHHQLQQCSECGETHLVCEFDS from the coding sequence ATGGAGAAACGCAAGGAAGAGATCATTACCTTCAAGGTTGATCCAGCGCTCGCCGAGCAGCTGCGTGCAGTGCCCAACCGGTCGGAATTTATCCGGCAGGCAGTACTGCAATACCTAGGGCATGAATGCCCGATCTGTCACGGCACCGGCACCCTGACCGCTCACCAGATGCTGCATCTGCGCACCTTTCTTGAGCATCATCAGCTGCAGCAATGCAGTGAATGCGGCGAAACCCATCTGGTATGCGAATTCGATTCATGA
- a CDS encoding OsmC family protein — MDVTVEQANDAVHFVARNSEGCEVHIDGSPKVGGTGAGMRPMELVLVSLGTCAAMDLVHILKKQRLDLQKLSFRVHGDRDPAAVPAPFTGFSLHFDLYGDLPAAKVERAVALSVEKYCSVGSMLQLSGPISHSCSIHPPAG; from the coding sequence ATGGACGTAACAGTAGAACAGGCAAATGATGCGGTGCATTTTGTTGCCCGCAACAGCGAGGGTTGTGAGGTGCATATCGATGGTTCGCCCAAAGTGGGCGGTACCGGTGCCGGAATGCGACCGATGGAACTGGTGCTTGTGTCACTGGGAACCTGTGCGGCGATGGATCTGGTGCATATCCTGAAGAAACAGCGACTTGATCTGCAGAAACTCAGTTTTCGGGTGCATGGCGATCGCGACCCGGCGGCGGTGCCGGCACCGTTTACCGGCTTCAGTCTGCACTTTGATCTGTATGGTGATCTGCCTGCTGCGAAGGTAGAGCGTGCGGTTGCGCTGTCGGTGGAGAAATACTGCTCGGTGGGCAGTATGCTGCAGCTTAGTGGGCCGATCAGTCATTCCTGCAGCATTCATCCCCCGGCGGGTTGA
- a CDS encoding tetratricopeptide repeat protein: MQNFNYRYAITLILVMLAMAAGAGCSTTPGLPQQRSTVKNQATDHRGNAARALQRNQLAEAEALYTSSLRLSSSIDHGPGIVQALSGIAEIRRRTGDFDNASGLLQQAEAVALNRDLPDLLIRTRIGQAEVELARGRPEQGLVLLQDLDELTGSRTMEAALLARTRGIASRRLDRFDEAEQYLRQAAALARRNDDLLAAASAYYQLASVFARQERLDDARAYLMVALELDQQLENPGGIGASLEALAAVAARQGDTASQRQYLLRAYGVYSGIGDTSSLRRVQQRLLDDLAIELDISSQLSVWQQIMQSGDH, from the coding sequence ATGCAGAATTTTAACTACCGATATGCGATCACATTGATACTGGTGATGCTGGCAATGGCGGCGGGGGCAGGTTGTTCCACCACCCCCGGACTGCCCCAACAGCGCAGCACGGTAAAGAATCAGGCCACCGACCACCGGGGGAATGCTGCCCGGGCACTACAGCGAAACCAGCTGGCCGAGGCCGAAGCATTGTACACCTCGTCGCTACGGCTGAGTTCCAGTATCGATCATGGGCCGGGGATCGTGCAGGCACTGTCCGGCATCGCCGAGATACGGCGCCGTACCGGTGATTTTGACAATGCATCGGGATTGTTGCAGCAGGCAGAGGCCGTTGCGCTGAACCGCGATCTGCCGGATCTGCTGATCCGTACCAGGATCGGTCAGGCCGAGGTAGAACTCGCGCGTGGCCGTCCGGAGCAGGGGCTTGTGCTGCTACAGGACCTGGATGAACTGACCGGGAGCCGGACAATGGAGGCTGCCCTGCTGGCGCGAACTCGCGGGATAGCATCCCGACGTCTGGATCGCTTTGACGAAGCAGAACAGTACCTGCGCCAGGCTGCTGCACTCGCGCGCCGCAACGATGACCTGCTGGCGGCGGCATCGGCATACTATCAGCTGGCTTCGGTTTTTGCACGGCAGGAACGTCTGGATGACGCCAGGGCCTACCTTATGGTTGCCCTTGAACTGGATCAGCAGCTGGAGAATCCTGGCGGGATTGGTGCTTCACTGGAGGCTCTGGCGGCGGTTGCCGCGCGCCAGGGGGACACGGCATCGCAGCGTCAATACCTGCTACGAGCGTACGGGGTATACAGCGGCATCGGCGATACCAGTTCCTTGCGGAGGGTTCAGCAACGGTTGCTGGATGATCTGGCAATCGAACTTGATATCTCAAGTCAGTTGAGTGTGTGGCAGCAGATTATGCAATCCGGGGATCACTGA
- a CDS encoding aldo/keto reductase: MQYTRLGNSGLIVSRVCLGTMVFGENGGRGTGSDTAAAMIKSFIQAGGNFIDTADVYSGGRAEEIVGAAIAQEPRERLVIATKGRFPTGSDQNAQGLSRKHLIDAVHSSLRRLRTDYIDSYYLHMWDPATPLEETVRTLDDLVRQGKVRYFGLSNFRAWQAMKIQGLARQAGIPFIAAQYQYSLVVRDIEYELPSLCAEEGLGIVPWGPLGGGFLSGKYSAKGKPSKGRLASATDEQEEAWSRRATERNWRILTEVNRLAAEYHASTPQVALAWLLARPQVDSVIIGARTPEQLEDNLASVELELREEQLQRLDEVSRLPELYPYRMIDDYGSREW; this comes from the coding sequence ATGCAGTATACACGACTTGGAAACAGTGGCCTGATTGTGTCCCGGGTTTGCCTGGGAACCATGGTATTTGGCGAGAACGGGGGACGGGGGACCGGTTCCGACACCGCGGCTGCCATGATAAAAAGCTTTATTCAGGCCGGCGGTAATTTTATTGACACCGCAGATGTGTACTCCGGCGGTCGTGCCGAGGAGATTGTTGGTGCCGCCATCGCCCAGGAGCCTCGTGAACGTCTGGTGATTGCAACCAAGGGGCGCTTTCCGACCGGCAGTGATCAGAATGCGCAGGGTTTGTCCCGCAAGCACCTGATTGATGCGGTACACAGCAGTCTGCGCAGGTTGCGTACCGATTATATCGATAGCTATTACCTGCACATGTGGGATCCCGCCACCCCGCTTGAGGAAACGGTGCGAACCCTGGATGACCTGGTGCGTCAGGGCAAGGTGCGGTATTTCGGGCTCAGTAATTTCCGGGCCTGGCAGGCTATGAAGATTCAGGGTCTGGCACGCCAGGCAGGGATTCCCTTCATAGCAGCGCAATACCAGTACAGTCTGGTAGTTCGCGACATCGAGTATGAACTGCCCAGCCTGTGTGCCGAGGAGGGCCTGGGGATTGTTCCCTGGGGGCCGCTGGGGGGCGGGTTTCTGTCCGGAAAGTATTCGGCCAAGGGTAAGCCCTCCAAGGGCAGGCTGGCTTCGGCTACCGATGAACAGGAAGAGGCCTGGAGCCGACGGGCGACCGAACGCAACTGGCGCATCCTGACCGAGGTAAACAGGCTGGCTGCCGAGTATCATGCCAGCACACCGCAGGTGGCACTGGCATGGCTGCTTGCGCGCCCGCAGGTTGACTCGGTAATTATCGGAGCGCGCACCCCGGAACAGCTGGAGGACAATCTGGCTTCGGTGGAGCTGGAGCTCCGGGAGGAGCAGCTGCAGCGGCTTGACGAGGTCAGCCGACTGCCGGAGCTGTATCCCTACAGGATGATCGATGATTACGGCAGCAGGGAGTGGTAA
- a CDS encoding sensor histidine kinase, with translation MTNPLRHIWSRSPAVRIAVIYAAVSAVWIAFSDQALLLVFDDPVIVTRLQTLKGWLFVSVSAVLIWGLIAADYRQRRQLEIAFRRSELRYRRVFETADQGVWMLDDHGRTRLINSWFSRVVGWDLTAYGGMPAQRWLEPEFLPVARRFYRRARAGIGTQQELRYRGLTLLITGVSLRDPAGGFDGLVIVAADVTEQARVRDELQESVQQQARLLQEVHHRVRNNLQLVISMLNLQESGENPASVTRFIRYSEAWLKAIAAAYHLAYDSPRLDRVQLDSFIEDVVLVLADHEQPVAISADLPAVGISLESAVPLGLLLVRLLFDPCAAGSALYPGIVFEGRIVQDHLTLSIRLQYCGTPKPDFSVDDVAQGLAEQLGGRLRLEQLFDAYLIVLEAGSV, from the coding sequence ATGACGAATCCATTACGGCACATCTGGAGCCGCTCGCCAGCAGTTCGTATTGCCGTGATCTATGCAGCCGTAAGTGCTGTCTGGATTGCGTTCTCCGACCAGGCTCTGCTGCTGGTTTTCGATGACCCGGTTATCGTGACGCGACTGCAGACCCTGAAGGGGTGGCTGTTTGTGTCGGTAAGTGCTGTGCTGATCTGGGGCCTGATTGCAGCAGATTACCGGCAGCGCAGACAGCTGGAGATTGCTTTCCGCAGATCCGAACTGCGCTATCGCCGCGTATTCGAGACCGCCGATCAGGGGGTCTGGATGCTGGATGATCATGGGCGCACCCGGCTGATCAACAGCTGGTTCAGTCGGGTGGTGGGGTGGGATCTTACCGCTTACGGCGGCATGCCGGCCCAGCGGTGGCTGGAACCGGAGTTTTTACCGGTTGCCCGGCGGTTCTATCGCCGGGCTCGTGCCGGAATCGGTACCCAGCAGGAACTGCGGTACCGCGGGTTGACCCTGCTGATTACCGGGGTGTCGCTGCGGGATCCGGCCGGCGGGTTCGACGGGCTGGTCATCGTGGCGGCAGATGTGACGGAACAGGCCAGGGTTCGCGATGAACTGCAGGAGTCGGTACAGCAGCAGGCTCGGCTGCTGCAGGAGGTGCATCACCGGGTACGCAATAATCTGCAGCTGGTGATATCGATGCTGAATCTTCAGGAATCCGGGGAAAATCCTGCATCCGTGACCCGGTTTATCCGGTACAGCGAGGCCTGGCTCAAGGCCATCGCGGCCGCCTACCACCTGGCTTACGACTCCCCGCGGCTTGACCGCGTTCAGCTTGACAGTTTTATCGAGGATGTGGTCCTGGTGCTGGCCGATCATGAGCAGCCGGTGGCGATCTCAGCAGATCTTCCGGCTGTCGGGATTTCCCTTGAGTCGGCGGTGCCGCTGGGGCTGCTGCTGGTACGTCTGTTGTTCGACCCATGCGCTGCCGGCAGTGCGCTGTACCCGGGGATAGTGTTCGAGGGCAGGATTGTGCAGGATCATCTCACCCTCAGTATCCGGCTGCAGTATTGCGGGACGCCAAAACCCGATTTTTCTGTTGATGATGTGGCCCAGGGTCTGGCCGAACAACTGGGCGGCCGCCTCCGGTTGGAGCAGCTTTTCGATGCGTATCTTATTGTGCTTGAAGCGGGGAGTGTATAG
- a CDS encoding ABC transporter permease yields the protein MRSRAVSRDRLYPLAYFGAVLRELMMFWRQRHTTLHVLIMQIFFTGVEAVATIALISLGIGAIIIVQGMAILPQFGAQDVMYTLLILIITRELGPLLTAFIVAARSGSAISTELGNMVVSHEVEAYVAVGINPVSYLAVPRVIGVTLSLLGLNIYFNIFGLVGSYGVVRLFQDLPLDEYVYNLATGLELWDLLAPVLKSVAFGMIIGTVSTYYGFQVKRAITEVPQKTIKAIGSSIVLCIIANAVITALSYTMRAG from the coding sequence ATGAGAAGCCGTGCGGTGTCCCGTGACAGACTTTATCCACTGGCCTATTTTGGCGCTGTTTTGCGAGAGCTGATGATGTTCTGGCGGCAGCGGCACACCACCCTCCATGTCCTGATTATGCAGATATTTTTTACCGGGGTAGAGGCGGTTGCGACAATCGCGCTGATATCGCTGGGGATCGGTGCAATTATCATCGTCCAGGGCATGGCTATCCTGCCACAGTTCGGTGCCCAGGATGTAATGTATACCCTGCTGATTCTGATCATCACCCGGGAGCTTGGTCCCCTGCTGACAGCCTTTATCGTAGCAGCCAGATCCGGCAGTGCAATATCAACCGAGCTGGGCAACATGGTGGTATCTCATGAGGTGGAGGCCTACGTTGCCGTCGGCATCAATCCGGTCTCCTATCTGGCGGTGCCACGGGTAATCGGGGTCACCCTTTCGCTGCTTGGTCTGAATATCTATTTCAATATCTTCGGACTGGTTGGCTCCTACGGGGTGGTCCGGCTGTTTCAGGATCTTCCCCTGGATGAGTACGTGTATAACCTTGCCACCGGGCTTGAGCTGTGGGATCTGCTGGCGCCGGTACTGAAATCGGTGGCCTTTGGCATGATTATCGGCACGGTCTCAACCTACTATGGTTTCCAGGTCAAGCGGGCAATCACCGAGGTACCCCAGAAAACCATCAAAGCTATCGGGAGTTCGATCGTACTGTGTATCATCGCCAATGCGGTGATAACCGCACTGTCCTATACCATGAGGGCCGGGTAA
- a CDS encoding MlaD family protein codes for MRFRLRHADKFVGLFFLVSLVFIITALIVIGSNQRWFASEYEYHTRFLSAVGLSRNLPVRLSGFEIGKVIRYELNQDNQVDVTFVVYDTYRDRIHPGSVVELKSNPLGLSGELALYPGVQRDRILDEGSFIPRVNSPEGRDLVLSKQVVLPASTDPIAAILDNVEPLLRDLQTTVSSVNRTLTSVERMADQVDRALAGSGDGPVAEILANLAAVTASFESLAQDLETPDGIVRRIVGAEGSLATLLDDDNELYNSILRSLLSVEGVLDNAMQLSAGLERSSPQLGVLLIEIQAAIDEARMVMEGVRNNPLLRGGIDSERRGREQEAGYRDAEF; via the coding sequence ATGAGGTTCAGACTGCGACATGCCGACAAGTTTGTCGGGCTGTTCTTTCTGGTTTCACTGGTGTTTATCATCACGGCACTGATAGTAATCGGGAGCAACCAGCGCTGGTTTGCCAGTGAGTACGAGTATCACACCCGTTTTCTGAGTGCGGTCGGGTTGTCCCGAAACCTGCCGGTCCGGTTGAGCGGATTCGAGATCGGCAAGGTTATCCGTTACGAGCTCAATCAGGACAATCAGGTGGATGTCACCTTTGTGGTGTATGATACCTATCGCGACCGGATTCACCCGGGATCGGTGGTTGAGCTTAAGAGCAATCCCCTGGGGCTGTCGGGTGAGCTTGCCCTGTATCCCGGGGTACAACGCGACCGGATTCTGGATGAGGGCAGTTTTATTCCCCGGGTGAATTCTCCGGAGGGCAGGGATCTGGTATTGTCCAAGCAGGTTGTGCTGCCGGCATCCACCGATCCGATCGCTGCGATTCTGGACAATGTCGAGCCATTGCTCCGGGATCTGCAGACAACTGTGAGCTCGGTTAATCGTACTCTGACCTCGGTAGAGCGGATGGCCGATCAGGTCGATCGTGCCCTGGCCGGCAGTGGAGACGGACCGGTGGCCGAAATTCTGGCTAACCTTGCGGCGGTCACCGCATCTTTTGAGTCCCTGGCGCAGGATCTGGAAACCCCGGACGGGATAGTGCGCCGGATTGTTGGTGCCGAGGGCAGCCTGGCAACCCTGCTGGACGACGACAATGAACTGTACAACTCCATCCTGCGCAGCCTGCTCTCGGTCGAGGGGGTGCTGGATAATGCCATGCAGCTGAGTGCCGGGCTGGAGCGCAGCTCGCCCCAGCTGGGAGTGCTGCTGATAGAGATCCAGGCGGCCATTGACGAGGCCCGCATGGTGATGGAAGGGGTACGTAACAACCCGCTGCTGCGCGGCGGAATAGACAGTGAAAGACGCGGACGGGAGCAGGAAGCAGGATATCGAGATGCAGAATTTTAA
- the glgX gene encoding glycogen debranching protein GlgX has product MNTTSSIRVWPGTPYPLGATWDGSGTNFALFSAHAERVELCLFSDDGKRETARITMPEFTHEIWHCYLPDVRAGQLYGYRVYGPYEPRHGHRFNHHKLLMDPYAKAYAGQLRWHDSHFGYVVGHQKEDLSFDTRDNARYMPKCQVIDPAFTWRDDHFNGTPWDQSVIYELHPRGFTMQHPQIPPELRGSFAGLSHPAAVEYIKRLGVTAIELLPVHSFVKDRHLIDRGLTNYWGYNSIGFFAIQSEYLSRGNIAEFKTFVQVLHDAGIEVILDVVFNHTAEGNHLGPTLCFRGIDNKSYYYLMQDDQRYYNDFTGTGNALELRHSMVLRMVTDSLRYWVQEMKVDGFRFDLATTLAREHGHFDPDSGFLDAIAQDPILSETKLIAEPWDTGMGGYQLGNFPPGWAEWNDTYRDTARRFWKGDAGQVPILASRMAGSSDLFDKRGRRPWASINFITAHDGFTMYDAVSYNDKHNKDNQEGGRDGHDGNHSWNHGHEGHTADPEILQRRYIQMRNFFATLLLSQGVPMITAGDEIARTQHGNNNAYCQDNEISWFPWGELNDQQNSLLEFVRHLIDLRREHIVLRRSRFFKGAEIPGTEIKDITWLRPEGDEMTEGDWHQQEDRFLRCRISGEAGERFLTIRGEPEPDDSFELFLNASGDAIDCSLTYPTETGATACIVVSTADGCCTLAEEDDAASSSNERRIAGDSLTVPAGSMMVVRYSRI; this is encoded by the coding sequence ATGAACACTACCTCCTCGATACGGGTGTGGCCGGGAACCCCGTACCCGCTGGGTGCCACCTGGGATGGTTCCGGCACCAACTTCGCCCTGTTTTCTGCCCACGCCGAGCGCGTCGAGCTCTGCCTTTTCAGCGATGACGGGAAACGGGAAACAGCCCGGATCACCATGCCAGAGTTTACTCACGAGATTTGGCATTGCTATCTGCCGGATGTGCGTGCCGGTCAGCTGTATGGATATCGCGTGTACGGCCCCTATGAGCCCAGGCACGGTCACAGATTCAATCATCACAAACTGCTGATGGATCCCTATGCCAAGGCCTATGCCGGTCAGCTGCGCTGGCATGACAGCCATTTCGGCTATGTGGTTGGTCATCAGAAAGAGGATCTTTCGTTTGATACCCGGGACAATGCCCGTTACATGCCAAAATGTCAGGTGATAGATCCGGCCTTTACCTGGCGGGATGACCATTTTAACGGTACCCCCTGGGATCAATCGGTTATCTATGAACTGCATCCCCGCGGGTTTACGATGCAGCATCCGCAGATTCCACCGGAGCTGCGGGGCAGCTTTGCGGGTCTGAGTCATCCTGCTGCGGTTGAGTATATCAAGCGTCTGGGGGTTACCGCGATCGAGCTGCTGCCGGTACACAGCTTTGTCAAGGATCGCCATCTGATAGACCGGGGCCTGACCAACTATTGGGGCTATAACAGCATCGGTTTTTTTGCGATTCAAAGCGAGTATCTGAGCCGGGGAAACATTGCCGAGTTCAAAACCTTTGTGCAGGTTCTGCACGACGCCGGGATAGAGGTGATTCTGGATGTGGTGTTTAACCACACTGCCGAGGGAAATCATCTGGGGCCGACCCTCTGTTTTCGCGGTATCGACAACAAGTCGTACTACTATCTGATGCAGGATGATCAGCGGTACTACAATGACTTTACGGGAACCGGTAATGCCCTGGAACTGCGGCACTCGATGGTGCTGCGGATGGTAACCGACAGCCTGCGCTACTGGGTGCAGGAGATGAAGGTCGATGGATTCCGGTTTGATCTGGCTACCACCCTGGCCCGCGAGCATGGCCATTTCGACCCCGATTCCGGGTTTCTTGATGCCATTGCCCAGGATCCGATCCTCTCCGAGACGAAGCTCATCGCCGAGCCCTGGGATACCGGAATGGGTGGCTACCAGCTGGGTAATTTCCCCCCGGGATGGGCGGAGTGGAATGATACCTATCGGGATACCGCACGCCGGTTCTGGAAGGGCGATGCCGGGCAGGTACCGATCCTGGCATCACGAATGGCCGGTTCTTCGGATCTGTTCGACAAACGCGGTCGGCGTCCTTGGGCCAGCATCAATTTTATCACGGCCCATGACGGCTTTACGATGTACGATGCGGTGAGCTATAACGACAAACACAATAAGGACAATCAGGAAGGCGGACGTGACGGCCATGATGGCAACCACAGCTGGAATCATGGTCATGAGGGGCACACCGCTGACCCGGAAATTCTGCAGCGCCGCTACATCCAGATGCGCAATTTCTTCGCTACCCTGCTGCTTTCACAGGGGGTGCCGATGATTACTGCCGGCGACGAGATCGCCCGTACGCAGCACGGTAATAACAATGCCTACTGCCAGGATAACGAGATCAGCTGGTTCCCGTGGGGGGAGTTGAACGATCAGCAGAACTCTTTGCTGGAGTTTGTGCGACACCTGATCGATCTGCGTCGAGAGCATATCGTATTGCGCCGGTCGCGCTTCTTCAAGGGAGCAGAAATACCAGGGACCGAGATCAAGGATATTACCTGGTTGCGTCCGGAGGGTGACGAGATGACCGAGGGTGACTGGCATCAGCAGGAGGACCGATTTCTGCGCTGCCGGATCAGCGGCGAGGCCGGGGAACGCTTCCTTACTATTCGTGGCGAACCTGAACCTGATGACAGCTTCGAGCTCTTTCTGAATGCATCCGGGGATGCGATCGACTGCAGCCTCACCTATCCGACGGAAACCGGTGCCACGGCGTGTATTGTCGTATCCACCGCCGATGGGTGCTGCACACTGGCAGAGGAAGACGACGCAGCCAGTAGCAGCAATGAGCGCCGTATTGCCGGTGACAGCCTTACGGTGCCGGCCGGCTCGATGATGGTGGTCCGCTACTCCCGGATCTGA
- a CDS encoding MFS transporter, translating to MSKHLRYSLAVAFAAFVLLGFPDGLLSVAWPSASRSVNVSIGWLGYLMIPFSIGFFFASSGVGSLVVRFGYARSFSLGVAGMMAGLSGFAMVPVFQLGFPALLAANLLIGFGAGILDSGLNAYAAHYFRPKHTNWLHASYGLGASAGPLVMTAVLTLTGGWHWGYAVGLIPGALVLLGFLLAGAAIRRTAEEGDSRHDAELPHSTEHPAGVVDGTAERTPSPAAEGYLAAPVVLSVVLFFLYTGSEVLIGQWVYSLLTLHLGVAEVAAGVIVGGYWIWFTIGRVGFGILSERVSVGAILRQAMIAMVIGSGLLLLVPYAGPLLLPAAAIAVWGLGVACAPVFPLLIAETPARVGRHRSLRTVGFQVAAANLGAVGFNGLTGALVDTISLGVVPAVIAASSLATIILHAIVVRSAAVQ from the coding sequence ATGAGCAAACATCTACGATACTCACTTGCAGTGGCCTTTGCGGCGTTTGTTCTGCTGGGGTTTCCTGACGGATTGTTGAGCGTGGCCTGGCCCTCGGCCAGCCGATCGGTCAATGTATCGATTGGCTGGCTGGGATATCTGATGATCCCGTTTTCGATCGGGTTCTTCTTTGCCAGCAGCGGGGTTGGCAGCCTGGTGGTACGTTTTGGCTATGCCAGAAGCTTCTCGCTTGGGGTGGCAGGGATGATGGCCGGCCTGAGCGGTTTTGCCATGGTGCCGGTGTTTCAGCTGGGCTTTCCGGCGCTGCTGGCCGCCAATCTGCTGATCGGTTTTGGCGCCGGTATCCTGGATTCGGGGCTGAATGCCTATGCAGCCCATTATTTCCGTCCCAAGCACACCAACTGGCTGCATGCCTCCTACGGTCTGGGGGCTTCGGCCGGGCCGCTGGTTATGACCGCGGTACTGACATTGACCGGGGGGTGGCACTGGGGGTACGCAGTCGGGCTGATCCCCGGCGCTCTGGTGCTGCTGGGGTTCCTGCTGGCAGGGGCTGCCATACGCCGCACCGCCGAGGAGGGGGATTCCCGGCATGATGCCGAGCTGCCGCACTCTACCGAGCATCCCGCAGGGGTGGTCGACGGAACCGCAGAGCGTACCCCGTCCCCGGCTGCGGAGGGATACCTGGCGGCACCGGTCGTTCTGTCGGTCGTACTGTTTTTTTTGTATACCGGCAGCGAGGTGCTTATCGGGCAATGGGTGTACAGCCTGCTGACCCTGCATCTGGGGGTCGCCGAGGTCGCTGCAGGGGTTATTGTCGGCGGGTACTGGATATGGTTTACCATCGGTCGGGTCGGTTTCGGGATACTCTCTGAACGTGTTTCGGTGGGCGCTATACTTCGCCAGGCGATGATCGCCATGGTGATCGGTTCGGGTCTGCTGCTGCTGGTGCCATACGCCGGGCCGCTGCTGCTGCCGGCCGCGGCGATCGCGGTATGGGGGCTGGGTGTGGCCTGCGCACCGGTGTTTCCGCTGCTGATTGCCGAAACACCGGCCCGTGTGGGACGGCATCGGTCGTTACGGACCGTCGGTTTTCAGGTTGCTGCAGCCAACCTCGGGGCGGTCGGGTTTAATGGTCTGACCGGGGCGCTGGTAGACACGATCTCTCTCGGGGTGGTGCCGGCGGTTATTGCTGCCAGCAGTCTGGCAACCATAATTCTGCACGCGATTGTTGTCCGCAGCGCTGCTGTGCAGTAG